In Topomyia yanbarensis strain Yona2022 chromosome 2, ASM3024719v1, whole genome shotgun sequence, one DNA window encodes the following:
- the LOC131678940 gene encoding glucose-6-phosphatase 3 isoform X1 produces the protein MKLYSYILKCEIYQILYVQDVLSRYEDFLATVTRAFDPKFLFLTVIPLVAGLSTRLYSRLLLSVLLAEYFNTLLKWILAEDRPFWWVHETNEFTSLNRPKLYQNEYTCEPSPGNPSGHLMTSTTYLYVMFSVLEEAVLQYGRSVVIALRVCYYLMLLFISVSRMYFGCHFLHQCIFGILLGVVLTKLTMSLSFEKHLTKLSRKRRIAYCCLTCLVLLGIYWGQKLIGVDPQWSVKMAFKWCDDPFYLNPSTTLVFSAIRLTGSLVAFAIVGPVLKSAPLNWKRSIPLTLVMMAAKWVAVSYTPRYHGVVVFYLYTFLTHLLFTFGYMRLVPAVASATVDSRVQRNSRPKIN, from the exons ATGAAGCTTTACAGCTACATATTAAAGTGTGAAATTTACCAGATTTTATACGTGCAGGATGT TTTATCGCGATACGAGGACTTTTTGGCCACGGTTACCAGAGCTTTCGATCCGAAATTCTTGTTTCTCACTGTTATCCCTTTGGTGGCGGGACTCAGTACTCGGCTTTATTCCAGGCTATTATTGAGTGTGTTACTCGCGGAATATTTCAACACTTTGTTGAAATG gaTACTTGCCGAGGATCGTCCTTTCTGGTGGGTACATGAAACCAATGAATTCACCTCGCTTAATCGGCCCAAGCTGTATCAGAATGAGTACACGTGCGAGCCAAGTCCGGGAAATCCGTCCGGTCATTTAATGACCTCGACCACCTACCTGTATGTGATGTTTTCCGTGCTCGAGGAAGCCGTTCTGCAATATGGTCGTTCTGTTGTTATTGCCCTGCGTGTATGCTACTACTTGATGCTGCTGTTCATTTCGGTTTCGCGgatgtattttggatgccactTTCTACACCAATGTATCTTCGGAATCTTATTGGGGGTTGTACTGACGAAGTTGACCATGTCGCTCAGCTTCGAAAAGCACTTAACCAAACTGTCCAGGAAACGTCGAATAGCTTACTGCTGCCTAACTTGTCTAGTGTTGCTAGGAATTTATTGGGGACAGAAGCTAATTGGTGTTGACCCTCAGTGGTCGGTAAAGATGGCCTTCAAATGGTGTGACGATCCATTTTACTTAAATCCAAGCACCACGCTGGTGTTTAGTGCCATACGCCTTACCGGTTCACTGGTTGCTTTTGCAATCGTTGGACCCGTACTGAA ATCCGCTCCgctcaactggaagcgaagtaTCCCCTTAACGCTAGTAATGATGGCTGCCAAGTGGGTTGCTGTGAGCTACACCCCACGTTACCACGGGGTTGTCGTATTTTATCTGTACACCTTTCTAACACATCTACTTTTCACCTTTGGCTATATGCGACTAGTGCCAGCGGTTGCCTCCGCTACAGTTGACTCAAGAGTACAACGCAACTCTAGGCCCAAGATCAACTGA
- the LOC131678940 gene encoding glucose-6-phosphatase 3 isoform X2 encodes MCNLSRYEDFLATVTRAFDPKFLFLTVIPLVAGLSTRLYSRLLLSVLLAEYFNTLLKWILAEDRPFWWVHETNEFTSLNRPKLYQNEYTCEPSPGNPSGHLMTSTTYLYVMFSVLEEAVLQYGRSVVIALRVCYYLMLLFISVSRMYFGCHFLHQCIFGILLGVVLTKLTMSLSFEKHLTKLSRKRRIAYCCLTCLVLLGIYWGQKLIGVDPQWSVKMAFKWCDDPFYLNPSTTLVFSAIRLTGSLVAFAIVGPVLKSAPLNWKRSIPLTLVMMAAKWVAVSYTPRYHGVVVFYLYTFLTHLLFTFGYMRLVPAVASATVDSRVQRNSRPKIN; translated from the exons ATGTGTAA TTTATCGCGATACGAGGACTTTTTGGCCACGGTTACCAGAGCTTTCGATCCGAAATTCTTGTTTCTCACTGTTATCCCTTTGGTGGCGGGACTCAGTACTCGGCTTTATTCCAGGCTATTATTGAGTGTGTTACTCGCGGAATATTTCAACACTTTGTTGAAATG gaTACTTGCCGAGGATCGTCCTTTCTGGTGGGTACATGAAACCAATGAATTCACCTCGCTTAATCGGCCCAAGCTGTATCAGAATGAGTACACGTGCGAGCCAAGTCCGGGAAATCCGTCCGGTCATTTAATGACCTCGACCACCTACCTGTATGTGATGTTTTCCGTGCTCGAGGAAGCCGTTCTGCAATATGGTCGTTCTGTTGTTATTGCCCTGCGTGTATGCTACTACTTGATGCTGCTGTTCATTTCGGTTTCGCGgatgtattttggatgccactTTCTACACCAATGTATCTTCGGAATCTTATTGGGGGTTGTACTGACGAAGTTGACCATGTCGCTCAGCTTCGAAAAGCACTTAACCAAACTGTCCAGGAAACGTCGAATAGCTTACTGCTGCCTAACTTGTCTAGTGTTGCTAGGAATTTATTGGGGACAGAAGCTAATTGGTGTTGACCCTCAGTGGTCGGTAAAGATGGCCTTCAAATGGTGTGACGATCCATTTTACTTAAATCCAAGCACCACGCTGGTGTTTAGTGCCATACGCCTTACCGGTTCACTGGTTGCTTTTGCAATCGTTGGACCCGTACTGAA ATCCGCTCCgctcaactggaagcgaagtaTCCCCTTAACGCTAGTAATGATGGCTGCCAAGTGGGTTGCTGTGAGCTACACCCCACGTTACCACGGGGTTGTCGTATTTTATCTGTACACCTTTCTAACACATCTACTTTTCACCTTTGGCTATATGCGACTAGTGCCAGCGGTTGCCTCCGCTACAGTTGACTCAAGAGTACAACGCAACTCTAGGCCCAAGATCAACTGA